One part of the Streptomyces sp. AM 2-1-1 genome encodes these proteins:
- a CDS encoding ABC transporter permease, whose translation MTTSTDALGPGSGPRALTWTRRRRAAARFWAQYRTHRAGMVGLGVLVVIAVLALAAPLLVGTDSKSVTQAPGGPMEPPSAEFPLGTDQFGRSLLALLLWGARVSLTVGLLAAFLSVAIGTLVGVTAGHFRGWYGAVAMRVTDWFLVMPTLVLAIALATVLSRSLWTTVLAIGVTTWPTTARLVRAQTLSVESRPYIERSRALGGGHGHIMSRHVLPNVMPMVLAQATLAISTAILTEATLAFLGLGDPTIVSWGGLLQDAREAGAVSSGDWWYLAPPGIAIAVVALAFTLCGRTIESVLNPKLGSER comes from the coding sequence ATGACGACCTCGACGGACGCGCTGGGCCCGGGCAGCGGCCCGCGCGCACTGACGTGGACCCGCAGGCGGCGGGCCGCGGCCCGTTTCTGGGCGCAGTACCGGACGCACCGGGCCGGGATGGTGGGGCTCGGGGTGCTGGTGGTCATCGCCGTACTGGCACTGGCGGCCCCCCTGCTGGTGGGGACCGACTCCAAGAGCGTCACCCAGGCTCCCGGCGGACCGATGGAACCGCCGAGCGCGGAGTTTCCCCTCGGCACCGACCAGTTCGGCCGGAGTCTGCTGGCGCTGCTGCTCTGGGGCGCCCGGGTGTCGCTCACGGTAGGGCTGCTCGCGGCCTTCCTCTCGGTGGCCATCGGCACCCTGGTCGGCGTCACGGCGGGTCACTTCCGGGGCTGGTACGGGGCGGTCGCCATGCGGGTCACCGACTGGTTCCTGGTGATGCCGACGCTGGTGCTCGCCATCGCCCTGGCCACCGTGCTCTCGCGGTCGCTCTGGACGACGGTGCTGGCGATCGGTGTGACGACCTGGCCGACCACCGCCCGGCTGGTGCGCGCCCAGACGCTCTCGGTGGAGTCGCGCCCCTACATCGAGCGCTCCCGGGCGCTGGGCGGCGGACACGGCCACATCATGAGCCGCCACGTGCTGCCCAACGTGATGCCGATGGTCCTCGCCCAGGCCACTCTGGCGATCTCCACCGCCATCCTCACCGAGGCGACGCTCGCCTTCCTCGGGCTCGGCGACCCCACGATCGTCTCCTGGGGCGGCCTGCTCCAGGACGCCCGCGAGGCCGGGGCCGTCAGCTCGGGCGACTGGTGGTACCTCGCCCCGCCCGGAATCGCCATCGCGGTCGTCGCCCTCGCCTTCACCCTCTGCGGGCGGACCATCGAGTCGGTGCTCAACCCCAAGCTGGGGAGCGAACGTTGA
- a CDS encoding ABC transporter ATP-binding protein has translation MTTTPVTTTPLLSAQELEVTFPGRRGAGPARAVDGVALDIRPGEIVALVGESGCGKTTLARSLLGLVAPTAGRITFEGRPLDPSARAMKAYRKRAQLVLQDPTGSLNPRHTVYDAVAEGLRIHGHRGDERAAVAGALSRAGLRPPERFFLRYPHELSGGQRQRVVIAGALVLEPELLVADEPVASLDASVRGEILALLLRLRDELGLSALIVTHDLGLAWNIADRVAVMYLGRIVETGAVEEILTAPRHPYTRALLSVLPEAPGEPVVLAGEAPDPSNVPGGCRFHVRCQVFASGEAERAGVADACRTKDLPVLDGGGAGQVACHWAHATAGEEPAAAPA, from the coding sequence ATGACGACCACCCCAGTGACGACCACTCCGCTGCTGAGCGCGCAGGAGCTGGAGGTCACCTTCCCCGGCCGCCGGGGGGCCGGACCCGCGCGGGCCGTGGACGGGGTGGCGCTCGACATCCGGCCCGGCGAGATCGTCGCCCTGGTGGGCGAGTCGGGATGCGGCAAGACGACGCTCGCCCGGTCGCTGCTGGGCCTGGTGGCACCGACCGCGGGCAGGATCACCTTCGAGGGACGGCCGCTCGACCCTTCGGCCCGGGCCATGAAGGCGTACCGCAAGCGCGCCCAACTGGTGCTCCAGGACCCCACCGGTTCCCTCAACCCCCGTCACACGGTGTACGACGCGGTGGCGGAGGGGCTGCGCATCCACGGCCACCGGGGGGACGAGCGGGCCGCGGTGGCCGGCGCACTGTCACGGGCCGGGCTGCGGCCGCCGGAACGCTTCTTCCTGCGTTACCCGCACGAGCTCTCGGGCGGCCAGCGCCAGCGAGTCGTCATCGCCGGGGCGCTGGTGCTGGAACCCGAACTCCTGGTGGCCGACGAACCGGTGGCGTCGCTCGACGCCTCGGTGCGCGGCGAGATCCTGGCGCTGCTGCTGCGGCTGCGCGACGAACTCGGTCTTTCCGCGCTGATCGTCACCCACGATCTGGGGCTCGCGTGGAACATCGCGGACCGGGTGGCGGTGATGTACCTCGGGCGGATCGTGGAGACCGGCGCGGTCGAGGAGATCCTGACGGCCCCCCGGCACCCGTACACCAGGGCGCTGCTCTCCGTGCTGCCGGAGGCGCCGGGTGAGCCGGTGGTGCTGGCCGGCGAGGCGCCGGATCCCTCGAACGTGCCGGGAGGATGCCGGTTCCACGTCCGGTGCCAGGTCTTCGCCTCGGGCGAGGCCGAGCGGGCGGGGGTGGCGGACGCCTGCCGTACGAAGGACCTGCCAGTGCTCGACGGCGGGGGCGCGGGACAGGTCGCCTGTCACTGGGCTCACGCGACCGCCGGGGAGGAACCGGCCGCGGCCCCGGCGTAG
- a CDS encoding ABC transporter permease: MSTDSTPLPGFGPAGVEGAGTAGPAQPGPAVRTPHARSTTAYLRYAAGKLGGAAVSLFAVLVTSFFLFRLIPGDPVKQMTGGRQVTTEQIAAMRREFGLDLPLWQQFTQYCGNALTGDFGTSYQFRAPVIDKITEALPATLLLTGTAFVIYTVIGIWLGSRSAWRNGSFGDRFHTAFALTLYSVPSFWLGLLLIVTLSVGIGPIPGLFPTGGMESGDSSGFGYVLDVAHHLVLPVVTLVAVEYARTLLVMRSSLLDEMGGDYLTTARAKGLRDDQVRRRHAVPNAMLPTVTLLFVNLGNTVAGAILVETVFSWPGLGGLFYQALSVPDLPLVQALFFVFAAAVILMNTLADVLYPLFDPRVGR, translated from the coding sequence ATGAGCACTGACAGCACTCCCCTGCCGGGCTTCGGCCCGGCGGGCGTGGAGGGCGCGGGAACCGCCGGTCCGGCTCAGCCCGGACCGGCGGTCCGCACGCCGCACGCCCGCTCCACCACCGCCTACCTCCGCTACGCGGCGGGCAAGCTGGGCGGCGCCGCCGTCTCGCTGTTCGCCGTCCTCGTCACCAGCTTCTTCCTCTTCCGGCTGATCCCCGGTGACCCGGTCAAGCAGATGACCGGCGGGCGGCAGGTGACCACCGAGCAGATCGCGGCCATGCGCCGGGAGTTCGGGCTCGACCTGCCGCTCTGGCAGCAGTTCACCCAGTACTGCGGCAACGCGCTCACCGGTGACTTCGGCACCTCGTACCAGTTCCGTGCCCCGGTCATCGACAAGATCACCGAGGCGCTCCCCGCGACGCTGCTGCTCACCGGTACCGCGTTCGTGATCTACACGGTGATCGGCATCTGGCTGGGCTCCCGCTCCGCCTGGCGCAACGGCTCCTTCGGGGACCGCTTCCACACCGCGTTCGCGCTGACCCTCTACTCCGTACCGTCGTTCTGGCTCGGGCTGCTGCTGATCGTCACGCTCTCGGTCGGCATCGGCCCGATCCCGGGGCTCTTCCCGACCGGCGGCATGGAGTCCGGCGACTCGTCCGGCTTCGGGTACGTGCTGGACGTCGCCCACCACCTGGTGCTGCCCGTCGTCACGCTGGTGGCGGTCGAGTACGCCCGCACCCTGCTGGTGATGCGCTCCTCGCTGCTGGACGAGATGGGCGGCGACTACCTGACGACGGCCCGCGCGAAAGGGCTGCGGGACGACCAGGTCCGCCGCCGGCACGCGGTGCCGAACGCGATGCTGCCGACGGTGACGCTGCTCTTCGTCAACCTCGGCAACACGGTCGCCGGAGCGATCCTGGTCGAGACCGTGTTCTCCTGGCCGGGCCTCGGCGGCCTCTTCTACCAGGCGCTGAGCGTCCCCGACCTGCCGTTGGTGCAGGCGCTGTTCTTCGTCTTCGCCGCTGCGGTGATCCTGATGAACACCCTCGCCGACGTGCTCTATCCGCTCTTCGATCCCCGGGTGGGCCGATGA
- a CDS encoding ABC transporter ATP-binding protein: protein MTATVLGGPLLEVRDLHVTYGSGSSAVPAVRGVDLRVDAGQKLGIAGESGCGKSTLALALLRLLPASATLRGEILLDGEDVLTMKWGRLRAVRWAGASIVFQGAMHSLNAVHRVGDQIAEPILLHRRATPAAARVRAGQLLEQVGLPAARAAAYPHELSGGQRQRVMIAMALACDPRLIVADEPTTALDVMIQAQILRLIEQLVADQDLGLVMISHDLAVLSDTCDRLAVMYAGRVVEEGPAQEVYRHARHPYGAALSAAFPRIGDPASRHAPRGLPGDPPDPAALPTGCAFHPRCSAALESCAEEDQWLRDAGPGRRAACVLVGPAAPAPATRPAPVSLPVVGAAPAEPAGDSETGTSEPGAEEARSTP from the coding sequence ATGACAGCCACCGTCTTGGGCGGCCCCCTGCTGGAGGTGCGCGACCTCCACGTCACCTACGGCTCCGGGTCGTCGGCCGTACCCGCCGTACGCGGCGTGGACCTGCGGGTCGACGCCGGGCAGAAGCTCGGCATCGCCGGGGAGTCGGGCTGCGGGAAGTCGACGCTGGCGCTCGCGCTGCTGCGGCTGCTGCCCGCCTCGGCCACCCTGCGCGGCGAGATCCTCCTGGACGGAGAGGACGTCCTGACGATGAAATGGGGCCGCCTGCGGGCGGTCCGCTGGGCAGGGGCGTCCATCGTCTTCCAGGGAGCGATGCACTCCCTCAACGCGGTGCACCGCGTGGGCGACCAGATCGCCGAACCGATCCTGCTGCACCGACGGGCGACCCCGGCGGCCGCCCGGGTCCGTGCCGGCCAGCTGCTGGAGCAGGTGGGGCTGCCGGCGGCGAGGGCCGCCGCCTACCCGCACGAACTCTCGGGCGGCCAGCGGCAGCGGGTCATGATCGCCATGGCGCTCGCCTGCGACCCCCGGCTGATCGTCGCCGACGAACCGACCACCGCGCTCGACGTGATGATCCAGGCTCAGATCCTCCGGCTGATCGAACAACTCGTCGCCGACCAGGACCTCGGGCTCGTCATGATCAGCCACGACCTGGCGGTGCTCTCCGACACCTGCGACCGGCTCGCCGTGATGTACGCGGGCCGGGTCGTGGAGGAGGGTCCGGCCCAGGAGGTCTACCGGCACGCCCGGCACCCGTACGGGGCGGCGCTCTCCGCCGCCTTCCCGCGCATCGGCGACCCGGCCTCGCGGCACGCCCCGCGCGGGCTGCCCGGCGACCCGCCGGACCCGGCGGCGCTGCCCACGGGCTGCGCCTTCCACCCCCGGTGCTCGGCGGCGCTGGAGTCCTGCGCCGAGGAGGACCAGTGGCTGCGGGACGCCGGGCCGGGACGGCGCGCGGCCTGCGTGCTGGTGGGCCCGGCGGCTCCGGCGCCCGCCACGCGGCCCGCACCCGTCTCGCTCCCCGTCGTCGGGGCGGCGCCGGCCGAGCCCGCCGGGGACTCGGAGACGGGCACGAGCGAACCCGGAGCAGAGGAAGCGAGGAGCACCCCATGA